From Saccharibacillus brassicae:
CTGCGGATCGGAGGTCGGGCGACGGCCGGCTCCGCTCCGCGACGCGGCCCTGATGTCCGGCTGAATGCCAAAAAACCCGAAGCTCCAGGCTGGAGCTTCGGGTTTTTCGATATTTCGGCCCGTTTAGAAAACGTGCCGGTTCCCGGTGCGGGCAGATTCTTCGACGGCGTCCAGCAGTTGATGCAGCTTGACCGCTTCATCGAAATTCGGAGCCGTGGACGTGCCTTCGGCGATGTCCGCCGCAAATTTCCGGTACGCGTGGGCGACGTTCAAGACGAAGCCCGAATCGCTTTGCAGCGAATCCGGCACGTCGACGTAAGACGCGGGAACGTCCAGATCCCGCAGCTCCGCGTCGGACGCGCCCGCTCCGCGCAGCCGATGCGATCCGAACTGGATGGTGGCCGGCGCGCTCAGCACGAGCGTACCCTGGTCGCCGAAGATTTCGATCGTCAGGCCGGTCCCGTGCTTCACGCCGCCCTGGACGTGAACCTGGGCCGCGGCGCCGCTCTCCAGCAGGCCGTTGATCAGAATCTGATCGTCGGTCGTCTTGGTCATACGCTCGTTCGTATCCGTGATCCGAACTTCCGCGAACTGCTGCGCCGTGACGGCCGACAGTTCCTTGAACTCTCCGAGCATGTACGTGAACGCGTCCAGATTGTGGCCGGTCACGATCGTCAGCAGATTGCCGCCGACTTCGCGGTCGAACAGATACGAGTTGGCTTTGTCGGATTCGCCGCCCATCCCTTCGATCGACAGGTTCAGCTTGGCCGACAGCACTTTGCCGACGAATCCCTGCTTCAGCAGGTCTTTGACGTAGTTGACGGCCGGAGCCTGCCTCGCCTGCAGGCCGATCGCGTTCGGGATGCCGCTCTCGGTGACCCACTGCCGCATCTCCAGCGCTTCCGCCGTGTTCGAGCCGAGCGGCCATTCGCAGTAAATCGGCTTGCCCGCGGGAACGATCGCCCGGACCGCCGCATGATGCTCTTTGACGTTGATGCTGACGACCGCCAGATCCACGTCGGGATGACCGGCCAGATCGGCCGCCCGGTCGAACGCGTGAGCCGCGCCGAACGCTTCGGCGCTTTGGCGCGCGCTCTCCATCCGGCTCGTGCCGACCGCCGTCAGTTCGTACTCTTCCAACTGCTGCAGGGCCGGGATATGCGTGCCTCTCGCCCAACCGTTGTTGATCGATCCTCCGATAATGCCCGTTCTGATTTTTCGGCCCATGCTTAATCTCTCCTTTTTGATTCAAAGATTTTTATTCAACGATGCGAGTTGGCGTGCCGGTGCTCGGGGTAAGGCAGTTCCAGCAGGCCGCGCAGCGTGTCATGCTCGTATTCCGTACGGAACAGCCCCCGGTCCCGCAGGATCGGAACGACCAGCCGGATAAAGTCCGCGAAGCCTTCGGGATGGTCCTGCCGGATCAGCAAAATATCCATCAGGCCGGCAAGGTGCCAGCGTTCGATCCGGTCGGCGACCTGCTCGGCGGACCCCATAAACGTCGGCTTGGGCATCCGATACCCGCGCGGCATCCACGATTCGATCTCCCGCATTTTGTCCAGCGCTTCCTGCTCCGTTTCGCCCACGATCGGATTCTGCGAAGGCATCATCAGCAGGTCGTGCGGCGAACGTCCTTGAGCGGCGGCTTTGCTTCTAAGTTCGGCCGCGTATCCGGTCAGGTAAGCGAAATCGTCGCCCGGTGCCATGATGACTTCGGCATGCCGCGCGGCGATGTCCATAAACGTCGGCGAAGTGCCGGCTTGAAACACGACCGGTCTCCCCTGCCTGGAACGACTGACGTTCAGCGGTCCGTCCACCGAGAAATAGTTCCCTCTATAATTCAGCGCGTGCATCTTGCGGGGATCGTAGAAAACTCCGCTTTCTTTGTCCCGGATAAAAGCGTCGTCTTCA
This genomic window contains:
- a CDS encoding Gfo/Idh/MocA family protein, which codes for MGRKIRTGIIGGSINNGWARGTHIPALQQLEEYELTAVGTSRMESARQSAEAFGAAHAFDRAADLAGHPDVDLAVVSINVKEHHAAVRAIVPAGKPIYCEWPLGSNTAEALEMRQWVTESGIPNAIGLQARQAPAVNYVKDLLKQGFVGKVLSAKLNLSIEGMGGESDKANSYLFDREVGGNLLTIVTGHNLDAFTYMLGEFKELSAVTAQQFAEVRITDTNERMTKTTDDQILINGLLESGAAAQVHVQGGVKHGTGLTIEIFGDQGTLVLSAPATIQFGSHRLRGAGASDAELRDLDVPASYVDVPDSLQSDSGFVLNVAHAYRKFAADIAEGTSTAPNFDEAVKLHQLLDAVEESARTGNRHVF
- a CDS encoding NtaA/DmoA family FMN-dependent monooxygenase (This protein belongs to a clade of FMN-dependent monooxygenases, within a broader family of flavin-dependent oxidoreductases, the luciferase-like monooxygenase (LMM) family, some of whose members use coenzyme F420 rather than FMN.), with protein sequence MEQRKLKLGGIIDGVGWNHTGWRHPGMPADGSENIDYYAEKAIQLEEAKFDLIFLADVSHIGPGMIPHYLSMFEGVSILSALSMVTRSIGLAATIATSYADPFTVARQIASLDKISRGRAGWNAVTSNPGGLVNYSRGHLRKSDLYPMQKEFLDIVEGLWDSYEDDAFIRDKESGVFYDPRKMHALNYRGNYFSVDGPLNVSRSRQGRPVVFQAGTSPTFMDIAARHAEVIMAPGDDFAYLTGYAAELRSKAAAQGRSPHDLLMMPSQNPIVGETEQEALDKMREIESWMPRGYRMPKPTFMGSAEQVADRIERWHLAGLMDILLIRQDHPEGFADFIRLVVPILRDRGLFRTEYEHDTLRGLLELPYPEHRHANSHR